A genome region from Cryptosporidium parvum Iowa II chromosome 8, whole genome shotgun sequence includes the following:
- a CDS encoding coated vesicle protein has protein sequence MEMKGLLKVCVYIVLSLELVEKLYLISAGNILKTRHEEPVVRSTDTHWDDEHRLEKPTISDQSIDAIDLDHIFDIEESDSSPEDIKKGNFLLEWLREMKTFIPSNHFVFDLNSKADEYFYFELDEANPYILLGYYCTDDTQGRIHVTINNPESKRIYSRHGCEGVYNNKPPEDGSDDGKMDHRIKGTYTVILSNHRWHDTIRISLLVGNDSKKNKAVDKKNVDKLTSKLENVDNILSIINTENQYNWAATKTNLNMIYNADSQLVFYTAIQIISVILASAIQIYYLKTILTGK, from the coding sequence atggaAATGAAGGGATTGCTGAAGGTGTGTGTTTATATTGTACTTTCTCTAGAACTTGTTGAGAAGTTATACTTGATCTCTGCaggaaatattttaaaaacgAGACATGAAGAACCTGTTGTTAGAAGTACAGATACTCACTGGGATGACGAACATAGGTTAGAAAAGCCAACTATATCGGATCAAAGTATTGACGCAATTGATTTAGAtcatatttttgatattgaGGAGTCTGATAGCTCTCCtgaagatattaaaaaggGTAACTTCTTACTTGAATGGCTTAGAGAAATGAAGACTTTCATACCGTCAAACCACTTTGTGTTCGATCTCAATTCTAAAGCCGATGAGTACTTCTATTTTGAACTAGATGAAGCCAATCCATACATCCTACTTGGTTACTATTGTACTGACGACACCCAAGGTAGAATCCATGTCACAATCAATAACCCAGAATCAAAACGAATTTATAGTAGACACGGCTGTGAAGGAGTATACAATAATAAACCTCCAGAAGATGGTTCAGATGATGGGAAAATGGACCACCGTATTAAGGGAACTTATACTGTCATTCTTTCTAATCACCGTTGGCATGATACTATTCGTATATCTCTACTTGTAGGTAATGactcaaaaaaaaataaagctGTCgacaaaaaaaatgtagATAAACTGACTTCAAAGCTAGAAAATGTTGATAATATCTTAAGTATAATAAATACAGAAAACCAATATAATTGGGCTGCCACAAAAACCAACTTAAATATGATTTATAATGCAGACAGTCAACTTGTCTTTTATACTGCCATTCAAATCATTTCTGTAATTCTTGCCTCAGCTATCCAAATTTACTATCTTAAAACTATCCTAACCGGTAAATAA
- a CDS encoding ssd1p/F48E8.6-like RNAseII, whose product MLLRMAKQNSSVCSIPQNKVKSAIYKGVIRVANPLESFVTVDDQVNGPFDIYIFGQKGTKDAIHGDTVLVKVSETFQGRLTRRFKEKANKKSLQSNQEEQKYVAYTSNSKEFNDQFEHFNSLEDSNSIDNCKKDNLDSSQKSKYTTTNINRGLNKENINTENHPELLAESSSQSKHPIPKYVGTIIKVVESVTKKSPIVGFIRPLSYLERLEKEAKMKKNSKKSGKKPSSKSTEELKIQNCLKVIGINDNEAKLRTLVFSNCADIKKNKLCFVPIKRVYPIMRLNLNRNTKEFFVKNNIIQNHKIPCNLLFGASIKICSKSVNKKLQISKFYGSCNKFETIFSSLLDCYDLGSHEKIYDKYQNTRINVSKSSQEWMKQNNRREFDSKEYKIFTIDPPTAKDLDDAIHIKYDSELMIYEVGVHIADVYYYMLRHKELLSSTTKELCTSVYLPHTNFPMLPRVFSSNLCSLLPNQKRPTLSVIIKVNQKGEVIGEPEFVHGIITSTGKFSYDDVDQLFEIVDQIDKKNKKSKLDTLKYCQDSRISQIMKRSTVKENNRINIVHDLLLLRTLTSIIQNSKDRSDSIKLFNVDPCFNFKSEFPTNITEPFNLVKSNDSFSSMKYSSIIPNIELKFDIQSPIPNSLEKISPKRITVCYNHSISHSLIEELMLLANRVTAEFTVKNRPESGCIIRIHDEIANTKLYQLITYLRKHGLKHIFEDNINRENIVNGLYKLYKDYGPLYYCTVSEMLRDIFSRARYMVYNKDARDSNIPTNHFALNMNLYTHFTSPIRRAADILVHQMVYDILDNMEKRPDKKNKQNSKNNNNQLIFSENDHVIICDNSNIKSNANKNMQRDSNNIFFSQLISKIHVTIPSIACIHKINASNLKVHSVLLYPTDFYQLFLISSDSFAKNNSLVSLLKLNPSLPINIKSKDNKIELYWKFNQDRLKDTLKKLKTSKKLNILSYLDMINNRMNNQFQHKLTFNQENKLIVQTIGIWSYLPVNLIPTTTLPPKFIVVPMNPLSHYFYEQISNFN is encoded by the coding sequence ATGTTGTTGAGAATGGCCAAACAAAATAGTTCTGTATGCAGCATTCCTCAGAATAAGGTTAAGTCTGCCATTTATAAAGGAGTTATTAGAGTCGCAAATCCTTTGGAAAGCTTTGTCACTGTAGATGATCAAGTAAATGGCCCGtttgatatttatatttttggGCAAAAAGGTACAAAAGATGCAATTCATGGAGATACTGTATTAGTGAAAGTTTCTGAGACTTTCCAAGGGAGGCTTACTAGGagatttaaagaaaaggcAAATAAAAAATCGCTACAGAGTAACCAGGAGGAACAGAAATATGTTGCCTATACCTCCAAttctaaagaatttaatgaCCAATTTGAACATTTTAATAGTTTGGAAGATTCTAATTCTATAGATAATTGCAAAAAAGACAATTTGGATAGCTCCCAGAAAAGCAAATATACGACAACAAATATAAATCGAGGTctaaataaagaaaacaTTAATACTGAAAATCATCCTGAACTATTAGCTGAGTCTAGCTCTCAATCAAAACATCCAATTCCAAAGTATGTTGGAACTATAATTAAAGTTGTTGAATCAGTTACAAAAAAGAGCCCAATAGTAGGTTTTATCCGCCCTTTATCATACCTTGAAAGACTTGAGAAAGAGGCtaaaatgaagaagaattcCAAAAAATCTGGAAAAAAACCTTCTTCTAAGTCTActgaagaattaaaaattcaaaattgcCTCAAAGTAATAGGTATCAATGACAATGAAGCGAAACTCAGAACTTTGgtattttcaaattgtgctgatattaaaaaaaacaaactTTGTTTCGTTCCTATTAAAAGAGTTTACCCAATAATGAGGTTAAATCTAAACAGAAATACTAAAGAATTCTTtgtcaaaaataatatcattcAAAATCACAAAATACCTTGTAACTTGCTTTTTGGTGcttcaattaaaatatgTTCAAAAAGTGTAAACAAGAAATTGCAGATATCCAAGTTTTATGGATcttgtaataaatttgaaactATTTTTTCAAGCTTATTAGACTGCTATGATCTGGGTTCTCATGAGAAAATATATgataaatatcaaaatacCCGAATTAATGTTTCAAAATCTTCTCAAGAATGGATGAAACAAAACAATCGAAGAGAGTTTGATTCAAAGGAATATAAAATCTTTACTATTGATCCACCAACTGCTAAAGATTTAGATGATGCAATACATATTAAATATGATAGtgaattaatgatttatgAAGTTGGAGTCCATATTGCCGATGTATATTACTATATGTTAAGACATAAAGAATTACTTTCAAGTACAACAAAAGAGCTTTGTACAAGTGTATACCTTCCCCATACTAATTTTCCAATGCTTCCACGTGTATTTTCTAGTAATTTATGCTCTCTTCTTCCAAACCAAAAAAGGCCAACATTATCTGTAATTATCAAGGTTAACCAAAAAGGAGAAGTCATAGGAGAGCCAGAATTTGTTCATGGAATTATAACATCTACTGGAAAGTTTTCTTATGATGATGTTGatcaattatttgaaattgttgaccaaattgataaaaaaaacaaaaagtCTAAATTGGACACGTTAAAATATTGCCAAGACAGTAGAATTTCCCAAATTATGAAAAGGTCTACagtaaaagaaaataatagaataaatattgtaCATGATTTATTGCTTTTAAGGACTTTAACTAGCATTATTCAAAACTCCAAAGATAGAAGTGACTCAATCAAGTTATTCAATGTTGATCCTTGTTTTAACTTTAAGAGTGAATTTCCTACCAATATTACTGAACCATTTAATTTAGTTAAAAGTAATGATTCATTTAGCTCTATGAAATATAGCTcaattattccaaatatagAGTTAAAATTTGATATCCAAAGTCCAATACCAAATTCCTTGGAAAAAATTTCTCCAAAGAGAATCACAGTTTGTTATAATCACTCTATATCTCATTCTTTAATAGAAGAATTAATGCTACTAGCTAATAGAGTAACTGCTGAGTTCACTGTTAAGAACAGACCAGAATCAGGTTGTATTATCAGAATACATGATGAAATTGCAAATACAAAACTATATCAGTTGATTACTTATTTAAGAAAACATGGACTTAAGCATATATTTGAGGATAACATCAATAgagaaaatattgttaatgGCCTATATAAACTTTATAAGGATTATGGACCTCTTTATTACTGTACTGTAAGTGAAATGCTTCGAGATATTTTTAGTAGAGCCAGATATATGgtttataataaagatgCGCGAGATTCAAACATCCCAACTAATCACTTTGCTCTAAATATGAACTTATATACACATTTTACTTCTCCAATACGTAGAGCTGCTGATATCCTAGTACATCAAATGGTATATGATATTTTGGATAATATGGAAAAGAGACCCGACAAGAAAAACAAAcaaaattcaaagaataataataatcaactTATCTTCTCGGAAAATGATCATGTTATTATTTGCGATAACTCAAACATAAAATCAAATGCAAACAAAAATATGCAGAGAGActcaaataatatctttttttcccaactaatttcaaaaattcatGTCACTATTCCAAGTATTGCTTGTATTCACAAGATCAATGCTAGTAATCTAAAGGTTCATTCTGTATTGCTTTATCCCACAGACTTCTATCAATTATTCCTTATTAGCTCAGATTCTTTTGCTAAAAACAATTCTCTGGTTTCcttattaaaattgaatcCATCATTACctatcaatattaaatctaaaGACAATAAAATCGAACTTTATTGGAAATTCAATCAGGATCGCTTAAAAGATACATTAAAAAAGCTAAAAActtcaaaaaaattgaatatcCTATCATACTTGGATATGATTAATAATCGAATGaataatcaatttcaaCACAAATTAACTTTTAACCAAGAAAATAAACTAATTGTGCAAACTATTGGAATATGGTCATACCTCCCAGTTAATCTTATCCCCACTACAACCCTACCTCCTAAGTTCATTGTTGTCCCAATGAATCCGCTAAGTCATTACTTTTATGAACAAATCTCAAATTTTAACTAG